One window of the Magnolia sinica isolate HGM2019 chromosome 19, MsV1, whole genome shotgun sequence genome contains the following:
- the LOC131234924 gene encoding NDR1/HIN1-like protein 10 has translation MAETKQRHGRSGSCGPCCLLSTLFKLIISLGITALVLWLIYRPSKMRVFVGSATLTEFNLTNNNTLHHNLALDVAIRNPNKRISFYYDKLEATAYYEGERFSYAPLPTFYQGHKNTTDLHPVFSGQVAIPLKSSGVVDFNSEKEEGFFSINVKIYAKIRFKIGPLKTNHYKPDFECKLKVPLKMNGSSSTVEFTGTKCDVDF, from the coding sequence atggctGAGACAAAGCAGCGTCATGGACGGAGCGGATCTTGTGGCCCATGCTGTCTACTGAGCACCTTGTTCAAGCTCATCATCAGTCTGGGAATCACCGCCCTTGTTCTCTGGCTCATTTACCGCCCTTCAAAGATGAGAGTGTTTGTCGGCAGTGCCACGCTTACTGAATTCAATCTCACCAACAACAACACTCTCCATCACAACCTTGCACTAGATGTTGCCATAAGGAACCCTAACAAGCGGATCAGCTTTTATTACGATAAGCTTGAAGCTACAGCTTACTACGAAGGAGAGCGATTTTCTTACGCCCCTTTGCCGACTTTCTATCAAGGACATAAGAACACTACCGATCTCCATCCAGTTTTCTCCGGGCAGGTAGCCATTCCACTGAAGAGTTCTGGTGTTGTGGATTTCAATAGCGAGAAGGAAGAAGGGTTTTTCTCCATTAATGTTAAGATCTATGCAAAGATTAGGTTTAAGATCGGACCACTCAAGACTAATCACTACAAGCCGGATTTCGAATGCAAGTTGAAGGTCCCTTTGAAGATGAATGGCAGCTCCTCAACGGTCGAATTTACTGGGACCAAGTGCGACGTCGATTTCTGA
- the LOC131234909 gene encoding NDR1/HIN1-like protein 1 yields MALRHDCGKHDCKWKKLYRPLLFTLLGFVIAVVFIILVIYLALRPTKPSFFIQDATVYQFNMTSPNFLTSTLQVSLYSRNPNSRVGIYYDSLDMYASYHNEQITLSTGLPSVYQGDNDVSIWSPLLCGASIPISPYLGVAFDRDHAVGLAVITVKVKGVLKWKVGTWVSGQYQLYVSCPAYLTCVGKDGRAGPIFSLQQPATCSTDV; encoded by the coding sequence ATGGCTCTCCGCCACGACTGCGGGAAGCACGACTGCAAGTGGAAGAAGCTCTACCGTCCCCTCTTGTTCACCCTCCTCGGCTTTGTAATCGCCGTGGTATTCATAATCCTCGTCATTTACCTAGCCCTGCGCCCTACCAAACCCAGCTTCTTCATCCAAGACGCGACGGTCTACCAATTCAACATGACCTCCCCCAACTTCCTAACGTCCACTCTCCAAGTCTCTCTGTACTCCCGCAATCCCAACTCCCGCGTCGGCATCTACTACGATAGTCTCGACATGTACGCTTCCTACCACAACGAGCAGATCACGTTATCGACCGGCTTGCCGTCCGTCTACCAGGGTGATAACGACGTTAGCATCTGGTCCCCGCTTCTGTGTGGAGCGTCCATTCCTATCTCGCCATACCTCGGCGTGGCATTCGACCGTGACCACGCCGTCGGGCTCGCCGTTATCACGGTGAAGGTAAAAGGCGTTTTGAAGTGGAAGGTCGGGACGTGGGTGTCCGGGCAATACCAGCTGTACGTCAGCTGCCCGGCTTACCTGACGTGCGTTGGCAAGGATGGAAGAGCGGGGCCCATCTTCAGCCTGCAGCAGCCAGCAACGTGCAGCACTGACGTCTGA
- the LOC131234320 gene encoding large ribosomal subunit protein eL43z, which translates to MTKRTKKAGIVGKYGTRYGASLRKQIKKMEVSQHAKYFCEFCGKYAVKRKAVGIWGCKDCGKVKAGGAYTLNTASAVTVRSTIRRLREQTEG; encoded by the exons ACCAAGCGTACGAAGAAGGCTGGGATCGTCGGCAAGTACG GCACGAGATATGGTGCCAGCTTGAGGAAGCAGATCAAGAAGATGGAAGTGAGCCAGCATGCAAAATACTTCTGCGAGTTTTGTGGGAAG TACGCAGTTAAGAGAAAGGCTGTTGGAATCTGGGGTTGCAAGGACTGTGGCAAAGTTAAAGCTGGAGGCGCTTACACATTGAA TACTGCGAGCGCTGTAACTGTGAGGAGCACAATCCGACGGTTGAGGGAGCAGACCGAGGGATGA